The Bacillus sp. F19 DNA segment TGCAAAAATGAATTCTCTTACAGACAAAATGATTATCATGAAGCTGTATGAAGCATCAAATGCAGGTGTCAGCATTGACCTGATTGTAAGAGGCACTTGCTGTTTAAGACCAGGCATTAAAGGTGTAAGCGAAAATATTAAGGTGCGGAGTATTGTAGGAAGATTTCTCGAGCACAGCAGAATCTATTATTTTCATCATAATGGTGAGGGAAAATTGTACCTCTCCTCTGCAGACATGATGACCAGAAATATGGAAAAGCGGGTTGAAATTTTATTCCCTATCTTTGACGGCAGCATTAAATCAAGAATTTCAAACCTCTTATCCATCATGCTGACAGACAATGTAAAGGCGCGCGAACAAGATTCTTCAGGGAACTACCGTTATGTCTCAAGAATAGCAGATGAACCTGAAATAGACAGCCAGGCAATCCTTGCCCAGCTTTCATACCGGGTATCGGAAGACGAAGAATAATGAAAAAGAGTGAGGTTTTAAAGAACTTCGTGTGGTACTATTAGGGAAAATGAGATAAAAGCAGGACGAAGTATATGCCCAAACTTGAAGTGGTTGCTGAAGGAATCGAAACACAAGAGCAATACGCTTATTTAAAAGCATTAAATTGTCAAATAGGCCAGGGATATTTCTTTTCCAAACCATTGCCTCCTGATGAAATTGAGCAAAGATATCTTAAATAAAAAAGGCGCTGGTTTAAAACCATGCGCCTTTAGCTTTTTATTAACGTAAAAACAGTAATTTCAGGCACTGAAAAAAAGCGATAAGGAAGTCTTGTGGTACCGAGGCCCCGATTCACATAAAGCTTCATAGAGTCCACTTCATACAGTCCTTCAGTATATACGGATGCGAAGGGAGGCGTGATCAGGGGGCCATAGAACGGAAGCTGTACTTGGCCTCCGTGACTATGTCCTGATAACTGCAGGTCAACAGAAAAC contains these protein-coding regions:
- a CDS encoding EAL domain-containing protein, producing MPKLEVVAEGIETQEQYAYLKALNCQIGQGYFFSKPLPPDEIEQRYLK